The Stigmatella aurantiaca DW4/3-1 genome contains the following window.
GAGAGCACGGCCTGCGAGAGGCCCGAGCCGGCCAGGGACGTCTGAGTCTGGTCGAGCCGGGCCCGGAGGAGGGGAGGCCCGTCTGGGACATCAGGCCCCAGGACAGAGGACTGAGCGGCGACGACGGCGGGCTGCGAGGCATCGAGCGAGAAGGGAAGCCGGAACATCCCATCCGCCCACTCCGCCTGGAGGACGCCGCAGTCGATCCATCCCGTGAGGCCGCTGAGCTGAACCTGGAAGAAGAGGGGCTGGGCGGAGAGGGGCTGCGGGGTGGGGGCGAGGGTGAACTCGAGGGTGATGTCTCGCTCGCCCCCTGCCAGTTCCAGGAGGGGAGAGGAGAGGGCGAACCCCACCTCCGCGGGCGCCAGGCTGTCCGAACCGAAGGTGGGGAAGCCCTGGGGCGGGGAGGGGAAGCCATCGGGAGAAGGAGGGGCGGGATCGAACGTGGAGAAGAAGGTCTCCTGGCCCGGTGGCTCGCCGTCCTGGGGCGTCCGCACATACAGCACCGCCACGCGGGCCACGGCCGCGGCATTCACCTGGGTGTCCGCCCCCAAGGTGTAGACCCTGTCCTGCCCCAAGGCATCCTTCCCCGCGGACAGCGGCGTCCCCGCGGGAAGGAAGGTGGCGGAAGCGTCCGGGGCCAGCACGAAGCTGACGAGGGCCCTGTCGGGCACGGGAGGCCGGGGACGCTGCCGCAGCACCTCCTCATAGAAGAAGCGCAGTTGCCGCACCGGGAAGGCATTCACCTGCTGCCGGGGATACTCGAGCAGTTGCAGGAACGCCTGAAACAGCGCCACCTGGGGGGCTTGATTCTGTGGTTGGAGGGAGATCGCCTCGAGCGCCTGCCGGGCGAGCGCGGCCAGACGTGTCAGCCCGGCCTCGACCGCCTCCAGCGCCGCGGCGGGGCTCTCCTGCCATCCACTCCCGGCCGGGCCTGCCTGCCAGACCCCCGGGTCGAATGAGGCCACCCGCGGCTGTAACTCCGGCGCGGCGGCCAGCAGCGCGGCCAGCACGGGCGCCAGCTTCAACCGGATCGTCTGCTCCAACTCGTGCCGGAACGACACGGGGGCGTTCGCGGGGAGCTTGCGCCACCACCCATCGATGGTGGCCAGCACTGGCACCAGCAGACCGGCGTAAGCCTTCAACCCAGGCTCTGGCGTGCCCACTTCGCGGGTGAGCGCCAAGCGCGCGGCCTGCCGGCGCAGCCGGGGCAGCATGAGGCCGGGACGGAACGAGGCGGCCTGCGCGAGCGCGACCTGGACGTCCGCTTCGAAGAAGGGCGCGAAGCTGCCCTCCTCCTGGTTGTCGAAGTTGTAGTACTTGAGCAGCTCGGCGAACTGAGCGGAGAACGCCAGCAGCGCCTCCCGTGGGAGCCCGTCCACGGGCGGTGGCGCCGTGAGCAGCAGCGGCGAGAGCCGCTCGGACTGCGCTGTCCCCTCTCTGTCGGTGTCCTGGCTCATGGCGGCCGCTACAGGTTCGTCCCTTCCTGCAGGTACAGCGGATACACGCGGTTGCTCCGGCTGTTCGTCGCGCGGAGGGTGTAGTCCAGGGTGACGAGCAGAATGCCGTCCAGGGACCGCTGCGTGTCGAGCTCGATCGCGTTCACATCAATGCGCGGCTCCCAGTTCAAGATGGCGGTGCGGAGGATGTCCTTGAACTCGGTGAGGGTGGTCAAGTCCATCGTCCGGAAGAGGAAGCTGCGCACATCGCACCCGTAGGCGGGCAGCACGATGCGGTCCCCGGGGCGGGTATCGAAGAGGATGCGCAGGCTCTGATCGACGTCCTCGGCCCCCGCGACGAGCGTCACCGAGCCCGTGCGTTTGTCGAAGGAGGGGGGAAAGGCCCACCCCCGTCCCAGAAATCCATCCTCCTCGGGTTGCGCGGCCATCTACCCTCCAATGAGCACGTTGGGGAGTCCGAAGATGATCTCCCCGCCATGAGCGGTGTTGTCCCCCATGCGAGCGGCGGGCCGCCCCGAGATGAGCACCGTGGACGAGCCCTTGATGATGACGTCTGGCGGGCCCACGCACAGCAGGGTGTCCCCCAGCACGGCCGCGGGCATGCTTCCGATGAGAACGTTGGGCACCCCCGGTCCGATGATCATCATCCCCACGTGGGGAATGGTGGCGGGCCCCACGGGGGTCTCCATCGGGCACTCGTGCGTATCGAGCAGTCGGGCGGCGGGGGGCATGGCGGGGCCTGAGCAGGGGACGGGACAAACATATACACAGCCCTTCCCCCGGGGCTCAAGCCGGCCTCCAGGATCCGCGTTGACACGTCAAAGGTGTGTCATTGACACGTCAAAGCGTGTCATTGACATATCAATAAAAAATGCCATGTCCCGCTGGTGTTGAATGAAAGGCCATGTTAGTCATTGCGCCGCTCAAGCATTCCTCCTCACCTGGATCGGAAACCGTCAATGGCAGGTACCGACTACGGCCAGCAACTCAGACAGACCCTGGACTCTGCTCGCCAGGCCATTATCAACCAGCGCCAGACCTCGACGACGCTCCGTGGGCAGACCGCCGCCACGTTGGGGCATGCCGAGCAGACCCTGTCGGTGGATGATGAGAACTTCAAGACCGCGCAGGCGGACTATGATCTGGCCGATCAGATCTACAAGATAGCCGTCCAGGGCGGCGTTCTCGTCCAGAACGCAGATGCCCTGGCCGCGAGGGCCGCGGAAGCCGCCGCGGCAGCCACGGCGGCCATGGCCACGGCGGCCTCCAGCATCAAGGCGTTGGCGGACTCCCTGGACACGTTGTCCTCTCAGACCGCGGGCGTCTACGCCATCGCCCACAACGATGACAGCCCCACCTCGGTCTCGGAAGTGGCCGAGAAGGCGTTGATCCTGACCACCATCACCTCCAACTCGGCGGAACTCCTCAAGATCTCCGCGCTCGATGCGAACGTGGAGGCGGCGCAGACCACAGCGGCGGCCACCTCGTTGAGTGTCACCAGTTTGGGCACGGAGGTGATGGCGATGGTGGATCGCTCCAAGGCCCTGCTCGACACCACCGGGCAGCAGTTGGACGCCCGCCGCCAGACCGACACCCAGGCGGTTCAGTCCGAGAAGGCCGCCCTCCAGGCGTACAACGCCGCCCGGATGGACAACGGCGCGCTGATCACCTCATTGGATGACATCAACTTCATCGCCAATGGCGCGCTGGAAGCCCACCAAGGCGCCAATGCGCAGTTCCAAGAAGGGACCCTGGCCGCACACCGGAAATTCCTTCCCATCTCTCGCGCGCGGATCGCGGCGAGGGGGGAGGCGGGGGCCCACCGTGGCCCTGGCCCCGTCGAGAATCAGCCGACCCTGGACTTCACCTACTACCTGCTCAACGTGCTCACGCTGCCGCCTGTCGTCGATGCCGGTTGTGGCGATCCGTCCATCCTCAAAGCCGACGTCGCGACCAGAGGGTGCCGGTTCTTCGCGGTACCGCTCGGAGACCTGCCCCTCTTCAATTTTGACACCGCGATCAGCCTGATCGCGGCGGCTGCGGCCAAGGACGGCAACTCGCTTTACAACCCTTCCACCCACACGTGGGTGCCACTCACGCCGTCGAACCTTCCCGATGGAAGCCCTGAGGTGAGCATCTTCAAAAAGACTCTCGTCCATGACACCCAGGGCGCTGCCTTGGAGATCGGCCAGTCCTACGCCGTGTTCGCCTTCCGCGAGCCCATGGCGGGGTATGGCACGGCCCACGCCTCGGACCTCTCGCTGCCGACCGATCCCATCAAACTGGTCTACAAGATTCCGAATGCCCCAGCGGATGCTACGGTGAAGGTGGAGACTGCGGCCGGGGGGGGCAATGACAATCCGCCTCCCCTCTTCCAGGCCACCTTCACGCCGGTCAACGGTGACACCACCAAGCTCACCGCCGAGGCCCGGTCGCTCATCATGAGGGCCGACGTCTACCGCACGGTCAAGGACGACATGGACGTGATCGCCAACAGCGTGGGCTCGTCCAACTACATCTCCCTCATCCCCGGGACAGCGTATACCTACCGGCAAGGTGCCACGGATGTCTATGGAGACATCCTTCTCGAGGACACCCACTATGTCTGCCTTGTGCTCTTGGTGAGCGGTACGGGCAAGCCCCCAGAGGGGTTCCTGGTGCCCTCGTCCGTGGACAACACGCCCAATGTCCTCTTGGAGCCTGCCCCCTTCTTGTACAAGGCCAAAGAAGATGGCTCCATGGAGGTCACCTCCTTCACCCTCGCCGAACAGGGGCAGGAGAGGGAGCGGGACGCTTCGCCAGGTCTCCCCGGGCTGGGCCTCAAGGAGCTTCCCAATCCTGCGCCTGCGGCTGCGCCACAGGACTCAGACAATCCCACCCCGCCGGCAGACAATCCCACCCCGCCGGCAGACAATCCCACCCCGCCGGCAGACAATCCCACCCCGCCGGCAGACAATCCCACCCCGCCGGCAGACAATCCCACCCCGCCGGCAGACAATCCCACCCCGTCGGCAGGCAATCCGCCCACCAACTCGGATGGCGGCACCCAGCAGTCGTAAACCGGAGCGAACACGATGGGATACGATCAGGACATCTACAACAGGATCGGGGCGCTCTCCTCCGATGCCTTCGCGGCGACAAGCGCCTATGCGTTGTCCAACGCCAACAAGCAGGCGCTCGACAAGCGCGTGGCGGCCTTCAATGTAGATCTCGCTGCGGCTCAGAGCGCCCTGGCCACGGCCCAGAGCAACGCCTCGGCGGCGGCGAACGCTCAGAAGACGGTTCTTGGCGCCATGATCGTGGCCGTGCAGTCGACCCGCCAGGCCATGATCATTTACATCAAGATCCGCGATGTGTTCGAGCGCGCGTGGATCGCCGCGCAAGAAGCGGCGATGACAGGCTATGTGGTCTCGGACATGCTCGCCCGGGTAACTGCGGCCGAGGGAAAAAACTCGTACATGACGCCCCAGCTCCTGGCGGGCGCGCAGCGTGCGGACGAGACCGCGGCCACTGCGGCCACTGCGGCCACCACCGCGCTGCAGGACACGATGACCGCCTTCGTCGACTCCGAGCGGTCCCTCTGGTCTTCAGCATTGATCATGGCTGCCATTGTGGATCTCCAGCGCCTCTCGGGAGGCTATCTCAAGCCCGAGAACTCAGACGAGCTGGAAATCCCAGACGCCCTCGTTTCCATGCCTCCCGTGGTGGATCTCCGCCGACTCTCATTGGGGGAGGTCGACGACGAACTCAAGAGGTGGCTGTCCGTGCTCATTACCGGCAAGACCCCCACCCCGGAAACCGAAGCCGAGTACAAGGACAAGTCGCTGGACGAGGTGGTGAAGGCGCTGATGCCCGCGGCGTCCGGTGACGATACAAACCCGAACTACATCCCAGGGCTTCTGCCCCTGATGAATGGGGTGAACACCACGGCTGCCCAGAGAGCGGAGCTCCTCCAGAAGGCAACGACGGAGGCCACGATCGATCAGTCTCTGGCGAACCAAGACCTGGCGCAAAAGAAGGCCACGCTGGATGCCATCCAGAGCGCCCTCGCCGCGGCCAAGCAAGCCGTCGGCGGTTGAGGAGAGGACACGTGAGTGATTGGGACCGCCCTGAGCTTCGTCTGCGGCAAGCTCAACACCTACTTTCGCGAGGCCCAGCACGACTCGCGCGAGGTGGTGTCCCTCTGTCCCCCCGAGGGGCATGCGGCCTCCTCCTCCCACGAGCTCACCAACCGCATCCTCTTCTCGCTCTGCAACGTGCTTCAGGAGACCACGCTGCGCAACCAGCCCCCCTCCAAGGGCTCGTCCACCGCGAGCAGGCCGCCCCGGGCACCGCTCTCCATCAACCTCCACGTCGTCTTCTCCGCCAATTACACAGATTATGTGACGGGGCTCGATTTCCTCTCCGACGTGCTCTCCTTCCTTCAGGCCATGCCCGTGTTCGATCACCAGAACTCTCCCGATCTGAACCCGCGCATCCAGAAGCTTGCCTTCTCCATGGTCAACCTCGACTACGCGCAGCTGAGCAACCTCTGGAGCATGTTGCGCGTCGAGTACCGGCCCAGTGCCCTGTATGAGATGCGCATGTTGACACTCCCCCAGCCTGGGCCCTCGTCCTCGCCGTCCGGGTGAGCCCGCCGCGATTCTGAACGTCCCTCCACCCGTCTCCCTCCTTTCCTCCTGACCCCATGATCGAAGCCATGGCCCTGACCCTGCAGACTCCGGGTGTCTACAACGTCGAGCAAGACGCTTTTGCCAACTCTGTCGTCCCCGTGGAGACGGCGATCCCAGCGTTCGTGGGCTACACGGCCCGCGCGGACTATCAGCAGAAGTCCGTGCTGAACGAGCCGGTCATCATCAACTCGATGCATGACTTTCACACCTACTTCGGGAAGCTGGACCCCGCGACGCCGGGCAGCGGGCCTCAGCCCTCGCCGCCCTACGCGCAGTACAGCCCCATCTATCACCTCACGAAGTCCGCGGGGACGGGGGACATCGTCCTGGGGGGCACGGCGTATGACATCGAGCCGGACGCGGCCACCATCTACTACCTCTACAACAGCATCCGCCTCTTCTTCCTCAACGGGGGCGGGACGGCGGTCGTGGTGTCCGTGGGCACCTTTGGCAAGCCCAACGGCAAGGCCAAGGCCGCCACGGATCCGCTGATCAACCCCAACGTCAAGCTCGCGGACCTCAAGCGAGGGCTGGACGCGGTCCAGGGCGAGCCCCTGCCGACGATGCTCGTCGTCCCGGATGGGAGCCTGCTGAGCGCCGCCGACAACGCCACGTTGATGCAGTACATGCTCAACCAGTGCGGCGCCGTCTCGAGCCGGGTGGCCCTGCTGGATGTGCAGGGAGGCCTGGAGCCCGATCCGCTCCAGTGGAGCAACCAGATCACCACCTTCCGGACCTCGGTGGGGGTGAACAACCTGAGCTACGGCGCGGCCTACTACCCCTTCCTGGAGACCACGCTCTCCTCGCCGTCGGACATCGACTACGACAACTGTGGCGGCGCGGCCGAGCTCGCGAAGATCCTGCCGGATGCCGGCACGGACCCCGTCCAGACCATCATCAACACCATCATCAAGCCGCCGGCTACCAATGCGCCCACGGCGGAGATGAGCAACGCCGCGCTGCTGGCCGCCAGCCCCAGCTACAACGCGGTCCTGACGGCGGTGCTCGGCTTCATCAACACCGTGCCCCCCAGCGGCGCCGTGGCGGGCATCTACACCCGGGTGGACCATGCGCAAGGGGTGTGGCGGGCGCCCGCCAACGTGAGCCTCACCGCGGTGACGGACGCCACCTTCCGGGTGACGGACCCCATCCAGGCGCAGCTCAACGTGGATGCCCTCACCGGCAAGTCCATCAACGCCATCCGCACCTTCTCGGGGCAGGGCGTGCTGGTGTGGGGCGCGCGCACGCTGGCGGGCAACAGCCAGGACTGGCGTTACCTGAACGTGCGCCGCACGCTGATCATGATCGAGCAGTCCGTGAAGCTCGCCGCCCGGGCGTATGTCTTCTCGCCCAACGACGCCAGCACCTGGACCACGGTCAAGAGCACCATCACCAACTTCCTGCTGGGCCTGTGGGGCCAAGGGGCCCTCGTGGGGGCCAAGGCCCCCGATGCCTTCAGCGTCAACGTGGGCCTGGGCGTCACCATGAGCGCGCAGGACATCCTGGACGGCCGCATGAACATCGCCGTCAAGGTGGCCATTGTCCGCCCGGCGGAGTTCATCGTCATCACCTACACCCAGCAGCAGCAGCAGCAGGGATAGTCCTGGCAAGGCATAAAGGAGACCTCCCGTGGCAGACGACGGCAGCACTCAAAATGCGATATGGCCTCTTCCGAGCTTCAGCTTTCAGGTGAGCTGGGGCTCGGAGCAGAAGATTGCCTTTCAGGAAGTGACGGGCCTGGAGGCGGAGACGCAGGTCATCGAGTACCGGCACAGCAACAGCCCGAACTACTCGACGATCAAGATGCCCGGCATCGCCAAGTACACCAACATCACGATGAAGAAGGGCATCTTCGTCCACGACCAGCGCTTCTGGGACTGGTACTCGAAGATCACCATGAACACCTACCCCCGCGTCACGGTGGTGGTGCAACTCCTGGACGAGAAGCAGCAGCCCACGATGGTGTGGACGCTGAAGAACGCGTGGATCACCAAGATCAGCGGGCCCTCGCTGAAGTCGGACGGGAACGAGGTGGCCGTGGAGTCCGTCGAGGTGGCCCACGAGGGCCTCACGGTGGCCAACGCGTAACCCCGCGCCATGTCGGACGCCGATTACCCCCCCGTTGGCCTCTTCTACGCGGTCCGCGTGGGCATCCTGTCCACGGAGACGGACTCGCGGTTCAAGGAGGCCTCGGGCCTGTCCGTGGAGCTGAGCGTGGAGGAGGTGGGGGAGGGCGGGGAGAACCGGTTCAGGCACCGCCTGCCGGGGGCTGCCCGTTACCCCAACCTCGTCCTGCGGCGGGGGATGGTGGTGAAGACAATGCCGCTGTACCTGTGGTGCAAGGCCACGCTGCAAGCCAACTTCGCCCTCCCCATCATCCCGCAGACGGTCCAGGTCGTCCTGCTCAACGAGAAGGCCCAGCCGCTCCGGACCTGGTCCCTGATGAACGCCTGGCCGGTGAAGTGGAGCGTCTCGGACTTCCACTCCATGGAGGCCGAGGTGGTCATCGAGACGCTGGAGCTGTCCTACCAGTACTTCGAGGTCTCCTAGCCCGTCATGCCCATCGAGATCCGCGAGCTTGTCATCCGTGCCGTCGTCGGTGCCCCGCCCGCTCCGGGCCGGGGCCGGCTCCGCGAGGAGGACCTCGAGCGGCTCAAGCGGGAACTTGTCGCCGAGTGCCTGGAGCGTCTGGCCGAGGAACGCGCGGCGAAGGGCCGGCGCTGAGGACCGTGGAGGAAGCCCACCGTGTCCTTGCCCACCAAGCTCGTCATCAAGGCGTACAAGACGCCTGACTTCTCCGGCGAGGCGGGGGCGTACACCGTCCGCGTCAACCCGGAGAAGTACAGCCAGAGCTTCGAGGTCCGCTACAACGAGGAGGGCTCCGCGGGCTCCATGAGCGTGCCGCTCACGTTCGATCACATGCTCCCGTCGCGGCTGCGCTTCGAGCTGCTCTTCGACGTGACGGGGGCGCTGCCCAACAGCGCGACGGACCTGGCGGAAGAGATCAACAGCTTCCTCTCGGTGGTCTACAACTACCAGGGCAGCATCCACGAGCCCTACTACCTGAAGCTCTACTGGGGCACGCTGGTGTTCGGCGCACGGCTGATGGACCTGCAACTCCAGTACACGCTCTTCCGGCCGGATGGCTCACCGCTGCGGGCGCGCGCCGAGGTTTCCTTCGCCAGCTTCGTCGACCCCAAGACGATGGCGAAGCAGGAGAACAAGCAGTCAGCGGACCTGACCCACGTGGTGACCGTGCGGGAAGGAGACAGCCTGCCGCTGCTTTGCCAGCGCATCTACGGCGATGCCACGTGCTACCCCTGGGTGGCCCGGGCCAACGGGCTGACCCACTTCCAGCGCTTGCGAGCGGGGACGCGCCTCGTCTTCCCGCCGATGAAGTAGGGAACTGCCATGCCCGCCTCTTCCCCTTTGACGGCCACCAGCGATCTCACCTCCTTCGCCCTGGTGGCCAATGGGCGCGAGCTGGATGGCTCCTACCAGGTGCTCTCCATCCAGGTGGTGAGCGCGCTCAACCGCCTGCCCTTCGCGCAGGTGGAACTGGTGGACGGCAGTGCGGCCCAGGGGGCTTTTCCCTTGAGCGCCTCCACCACGCTGGCGCCTGGCGTGACGTTGGAGGTGAAGCTGGGCTACCACGGGGACAACCAGACCGTCTTCTCGGGGGTGGTGACGCGGCAGGCGATCCGCAAGCGCGGCAAGGGCCCGGCCGTCCTCCAGGTGGAGGCGCGGGACAAGGCGGTGAAGATGACCATTTCCCGCGGCAGCGCCATCTTCACGGACACCACGGACTCAGAGGTGCTGGGCAAGCTCATCCGCGGCCATGGTCTGAGTGCCAAGGTGGCCAGCACCAGCCCCAAGCTGAAGGAGTTGACCCAGTTTTACTCCACGGACTGGGACTTCCTCGTCACCCGCGCGGAGGCGAATGGAATGGTGGTGGCGGTGAGCGCGGGCACCGTGTCCGTGCAGGCACCGGATCCTTCCACCTCGCCCGTGCTCGGGGTCACCTTCGGCACGGACGTGCTGGACTTCCGCCTGGAGGAGGACGCGCCCTCGCAGTTGAGCTCGGTGCGCTGCTCCTCGTGGGATTACAAGAGCCAGAAGCTCATCGAGGCCACGGCCAAGGTGTCCGAGGCCAACGCCCTGGGCAGCCCCAGCAGCAAGAAGCTGGCGGAGGTGGCCAGCCCCAGTGAGGTGGAGTTCCAGTCCAGTGCCCCGTGGGCCCAGGACAGCCTCAAGGCCTGGGCCCAGGGGCTCATGCTGCGCTCCGAGCTGGCGAAGATCCGCGGCGAGGTGCGCTTCCAGGGCTCCTCCAAGGTGGAACCCGGCAAGACGCTGAGCCTGGAGGGCTTTGGCGACCGCTTTGATGGCACCGCCTTCCTCTCCGGCGTCACCCACGAGGTGAGGGAGGGCCGGTGGACGACCCAAGTGGAAGTGGGCCTGGAGGAGAAGTCCTTCGTGGAGACGGTTCCGGTGACGGGGCCTGCCGCCGCGGGCCTCCTGCCCGGCGTGGTGGGGCTCCAGAACGGCGTCGTCAAGCAGATCGACAAGGACCCGGATGGCAACGTCCGCGTGCTGGTGCAGATCCCCGTGGTGGGCATGAAGGACGGCGTGTGGGCCCGGCTGGGCTCGCCCTATGCCACCAGCAAGGCCGGCATCTTCTTCTATCCCGAGGTGGGCGACGAGGTCATCCTGGGCTTCGTCAACGAGGATCCTGGCAACCCCATCATCCTCGGCAGCCTGTACAGCGGCTCGAAGAAGGCGCCCCCCTTCACGCCGGACGCGAAGAACAGCCACAAGGCCATCAAGACGAACGCCGGGCTGGAGATCCTCTTCGATGAGGAGGGCAAGGTCCTCACGCTCCAGACGCCCCATGGCAACAAGCTCGTGCTCTCGGACGAGGGGGACACCATCACCCTCCAGGACAAGCACGAGAACCAGATCAAGATGTCGGCCACGGGCATCGAGATCAAAAGCGCCACCCAGTTGAAGTTGACGGGGAAGACGGGCGTCTCGGTGCAGGCCAGCGTGGGCAACGTGGAACTCAGCGCCGAAGCGGGCAAGGTCGAAGCCAAGGGGCTCGAAGTGGAGCTCAGCGCGGAGATCGAGCTGAAGGCTTCGGGCACGGCCAAGGCTTCGTTGCAGGCGGCCGGAGAGACCAGCATTCAGGGCGCCTTGGTGCGCATCAACTGAGGAGCGGAAGATGAACGAGCGCAAGCCCCTGAAGAGCTCTGGGATACGGTCCACGGCCTCCCGCGCGGAGCAAGAGTCCGGCTCGGAGCGGGAAGAGCGCGGCAGCGCGGCGCGCGTCGTGCAACGCCTGCGCGAGGGGGGGAGTACGGCACTGAGCAGCGGCGAGGTGCTGACGTTGCAGCGGACCCTGGGGAACCGCTCCGCGGGGCGGCTGTTGTCGTCTTCCTCGGCCGCTCGGCCGGACGCCCCGATTCAGGCCATGGGCGAAGAGGGTCCCTCGGGCTACTCTTGGCTTCGTCCCAAGGCGAAGCACGACATCGAGGACAGCCCCTCCTTCTCATGGCGCGAGAAGAGAAGTTTGCACGAAGTGCTCAAGGGCGATCGCGACGTGCGGAATGCCGTGTCGGGCACGATCTTCGGCAGCCCCCCCAGCAAGGTGGAGAGGACCCTGGAGAAGCGCTATCCCAAGGGGCCCTTGCTCAGCCATGCGGAGTGGAACGCCATCAAGGCCATTTCAAAATCCTTGCCGGGCATGCAGTGGCTTGAGGCGGCGGGTTTACTCACCGTGACCCAGGCCAAGACGTACCTCCAGAAAGGAGACTTTCGCCGCTACAATCAGCTTCCAGGGCCCACCAAGCTCGTCCTGGCCAGCTATTACGACCAACACCGGGAATTTCCGGTCATCGGTTCGCCTCCACCCCCTCCCTACAGTGTCTATCTCTCCGCGACGAACCAGACGGATCGCATCGATGAACTCACGGGCGAGCAATGGGCCCAGACGCTGATGAGGGGGGAGTGGACCCCGGAAGCCCAGTACGCCGTCCAAGCGGGGGCGGTGGTGAATCCCAAGAACCGGGACCAAGCACTCAATGGGGCACAGGTGTTGGGGCGTCACCAGCAGGCGACCCAGGTGCTCAGGAATGTCTTCTACCTCCTCCACTCCCAACTCGAGCTCTACGCCGGGAAGAAGAACCAGGGGCAGTATCAGCTCCACACGGGGAACGTCGCCAAGGTTCTCTCGCATGGGGGGCGCGTCAACATCCGCATCCCCGCCCTGGGAGACAGCAAGGAAAACCCTCACGCGCTGATGGAATGGCTCGGCATCACCCATGAGGCGGGAGAACTCGACAGCCATGACGCGGTCTTCAGCCGCTTGGCGGGGACTCACCATGTCAGGATTGGCGATAACAAGGCTGGCCAGAGTGGGAGCTTCAAGGAGACAGGAGGCATGATGGCCGCCATCAATGCGAAGCTCCACTTCGATCATCTCATGGGAATGAACTTGGCGGTGGGAGGCCTCGGAAAAAAGGACTTCAACGGCGATGTCATCCTTCCGGATGGCGCCCACGGCCACATGTTCATCGGTTTCCGGGAGCCGACCCTGAAGCGCGACGGGGTGCTGCAGATTGGCATCGAGACGACCGAGCCGGGTGGTTTCAGCACGGTCGGCTACATTCACAACTGGCGCTCCAGCGAGAAGACGGCCAACCCCGTCTCCAGCGTCGGTGGTCTCAAGAAAGACAAGGTGGGGGATGGGTCGAAGAACGCCCGCACCATCGATCTGGCCAAAGTG
Protein-coding sequences here:
- a CDS encoding phage tail protein, with amino-acid sequence MSDADYPPVGLFYAVRVGILSTETDSRFKEASGLSVELSVEEVGEGGENRFRHRLPGAARYPNLVLRRGMVVKTMPLYLWCKATLQANFALPIIPQTVQVVLLNEKAQPLRTWSLMNAWPVKWSVSDFHSMEAEVVIETLELSYQYFEVS
- a CDS encoding GPW/gp25 family protein — protein: MAAQPEEDGFLGRGWAFPPSFDKRTGSVTLVAGAEDVDQSLRILFDTRPGDRIVLPAYGCDVRSFLFRTMDLTTLTEFKDILRTAILNWEPRIDVNAIELDTQRSLDGILLVTLDYTLRATNSRSNRVYPLYLQEGTNL
- the vgrG gene encoding type VI secretion system tip protein VgrG, coding for MPASSPLTATSDLTSFALVANGRELDGSYQVLSIQVVSALNRLPFAQVELVDGSAAQGAFPLSASTTLAPGVTLEVKLGYHGDNQTVFSGVVTRQAIRKRGKGPAVLQVEARDKAVKMTISRGSAIFTDTTDSEVLGKLIRGHGLSAKVASTSPKLKELTQFYSTDWDFLVTRAEANGMVVAVSAGTVSVQAPDPSTSPVLGVTFGTDVLDFRLEEDAPSQLSSVRCSSWDYKSQKLIEATAKVSEANALGSPSSKKLAEVASPSEVEFQSSAPWAQDSLKAWAQGLMLRSELAKIRGEVRFQGSSKVEPGKTLSLEGFGDRFDGTAFLSGVTHEVREGRWTTQVEVGLEEKSFVETVPVTGPAAAGLLPGVVGLQNGVVKQIDKDPDGNVRVLVQIPVVGMKDGVWARLGSPYATSKAGIFFYPEVGDEVILGFVNEDPGNPIILGSLYSGSKKAPPFTPDAKNSHKAIKTNAGLEILFDEEGKVLTLQTPHGNKLVLSDEGDTITLQDKHENQIKMSATGIEIKSATQLKLTGKTGVSVQASVGNVELSAEAGKVEAKGLEVELSAEIELKASGTAKASLQAAGETSIQGALVRIN
- a CDS encoding DUF5908 family protein; the protein is MPIEIRELVIRAVVGAPPAPGRGRLREEDLERLKRELVAECLERLAEERAAKGRR
- a CDS encoding phage tail protein; this encodes MADDGSTQNAIWPLPSFSFQVSWGSEQKIAFQEVTGLEAETQVIEYRHSNSPNYSTIKMPGIAKYTNITMKKGIFVHDQRFWDWYSKITMNTYPRVTVVVQLLDEKQQPTMVWTLKNAWITKISGPSLKSDGNEVAVESVEVAHEGLTVANA
- a CDS encoding CIS tube protein, whose translation is MSLPTKLVIKAYKTPDFSGEAGAYTVRVNPEKYSQSFEVRYNEEGSAGSMSVPLTFDHMLPSRLRFELLFDVTGALPNSATDLAEEINSFLSVVYNYQGSIHEPYYLKLYWGTLVFGARLMDLQLQYTLFRPDGSPLRARAEVSFASFVDPKTMAKQENKQSADLTHVVTVREGDSLPLLCQRIYGDATCYPWVARANGLTHFQRLRAGTRLVFPPMK
- a CDS encoding PAAR domain-containing protein — translated: METPVGPATIPHVGMMIIGPGVPNVLIGSMPAAVLGDTLLCVGPPDVIIKGSSTVLISGRPAARMGDNTAHGGEIIFGLPNVLIGG
- a CDS encoding DUF4255 domain-containing protein; this encodes MIGTALSFVCGKLNTYFREAQHDSREVVSLCPPEGHAASSSHELTNRILFSLCNVLQETTLRNQPPSKGSSTASRPPRAPLSINLHVVFSANYTDYVTGLDFLSDVLSFLQAMPVFDHQNSPDLNPRIQKLAFSMVNLDYAQLSNLWSMLRVEYRPSALYEMRMLTLPQPGPSSSPSG
- a CDS encoding phage tail sheath family protein, encoding MALTLQTPGVYNVEQDAFANSVVPVETAIPAFVGYTARADYQQKSVLNEPVIINSMHDFHTYFGKLDPATPGSGPQPSPPYAQYSPIYHLTKSAGTGDIVLGGTAYDIEPDAATIYYLYNSIRLFFLNGGGTAVVVSVGTFGKPNGKAKAATDPLINPNVKLADLKRGLDAVQGEPLPTMLVVPDGSLLSAADNATLMQYMLNQCGAVSSRVALLDVQGGLEPDPLQWSNQITTFRTSVGVNNLSYGAAYYPFLETTLSSPSDIDYDNCGGAAELAKILPDAGTDPVQTIINTIIKPPATNAPTAEMSNAALLAASPSYNAVLTAVLGFINTVPPSGAVAGIYTRVDHAQGVWRAPANVSLTAVTDATFRVTDPIQAQLNVDALTGKSINAIRTFSGQGVLVWGARTLAGNSQDWRYLNVRRTLIMIEQSVKLAARAYVFSPNDASTWTTVKSTITNFLLGLWGQGALVGAKAPDAFSVNVGLGVTMSAQDILDGRMNIAVKVAIVRPAEFIVITYTQQQQQQG